In Tessaracoccus flavus, the following are encoded in one genomic region:
- the glpB gene encoding glycerol-3-phosphate dehydrogenase subunit GlpB: MSDVVVIGAGLAGLVAALRLARAGKSVTLTTKGPGGLHLSQGTVDILGYTPERVSAPLDAVASVPAGHPYASIGAEAVGSAVSWLAEEFGPELLTGDPARNFQFPTAVGALRPTALAQPSMVAGDAVGGKSYAVVGVRQLKDFPADLIAGNLARSKAPDGGALSAHSAWIDLPARKGEADPTPLTYARAMDDQSFAATFAKAVGAVAGKADVVALPAVLGSKRRDVWRQVADQLGRDICEIPLPPPSVPGIRLYDALLAMVRAAGVRFIQGSRIVSFTPGGDGVASVTLAAAGGPRHLKAASFVFAPGGFESGALDVDSFGTITEPVFGLPLTATDAGPLIPSDYWGPHALFEVGVRTDDAGRPIDAAGAVVHTNLFVAGGIIAGCERWREKSGDGIAVATAVRAADHITGGAR, encoded by the coding sequence ATGAGCGACGTCGTCGTCATCGGGGCCGGACTCGCCGGTCTCGTCGCAGCGCTGCGGCTGGCCCGCGCCGGGAAGTCGGTCACCCTGACCACCAAGGGGCCCGGCGGGCTCCACCTGTCTCAGGGCACCGTCGACATCCTCGGGTACACGCCGGAGAGGGTGTCAGCGCCCCTCGATGCAGTGGCGTCCGTCCCCGCAGGTCACCCGTACGCCTCAATCGGTGCCGAGGCAGTGGGATCGGCCGTGTCCTGGCTGGCCGAGGAGTTCGGCCCCGAGCTGCTCACCGGTGATCCTGCCCGCAACTTCCAATTTCCCACGGCCGTGGGCGCCCTCCGACCCACCGCGCTGGCCCAGCCCTCGATGGTTGCGGGGGACGCGGTGGGCGGCAAGAGCTACGCCGTCGTCGGCGTGCGGCAGCTCAAGGACTTCCCGGCCGACCTCATCGCCGGGAACCTCGCGCGCTCGAAGGCCCCCGACGGCGGCGCGTTGAGCGCGCACTCGGCCTGGATCGACCTTCCCGCGCGGAAGGGCGAGGCCGACCCCACCCCTCTCACCTACGCCCGAGCCATGGACGATCAGTCCTTCGCCGCCACGTTCGCGAAGGCCGTCGGCGCGGTGGCGGGGAAGGCCGACGTGGTGGCGCTGCCCGCGGTGCTCGGCAGCAAGCGCCGCGACGTGTGGCGGCAGGTCGCCGACCAGCTCGGCCGCGACATCTGCGAGATCCCGCTGCCCCCGCCGTCGGTCCCGGGGATCCGGCTCTACGACGCGCTGCTGGCCATGGTGCGCGCCGCCGGTGTGCGCTTCATCCAGGGCAGCCGGATCGTCAGCTTCACCCCCGGCGGCGACGGCGTGGCCTCGGTCACGCTGGCCGCGGCCGGCGGGCCCCGCCACCTGAAGGCCGCGTCGTTCGTCTTTGCCCCGGGCGGGTTCGAGAGCGGCGCCCTCGACGTCGACTCGTTCGGCACCATCACCGAGCCCGTGTTCGGGCTCCCGCTGACGGCCACCGACGCCGGCCCGCTGATCCCCTCGGACTACTGGGGGCCACACGCCCTCTTCGAGGTGGGCGTCCGCACCGACGACGCCGGGCGGCCGATCGACGCCGCCGGCGCCGTCGTCCATACCAACCTGTTCGTGGCCGGTGGAATCATCGCCGGATGCGAACGCTGGCGCGAGAAGTCCGGCGACGGGATCGCCGTCGCCACGGCTGTCCGGGCCGCCGACCACATCACCGGAGGTGCACGATGA
- the glpA gene encoding anaerobic glycerol-3-phosphate dehydrogenase subunit GlpA codes for MKRLDTDVVVIGGGSTGLGVVRDAAMRGYRAVLVERVDLGQGTTGRFHGLLHSGGRYVVSDPGSATECAEENAILRRIQASAVEDTGGFFVTLAGDDPAYADKFLAGAKATGVPASEISVKEALRREPRLDPHIQRAIEVADGSVDGWQLVWGAARSAEAHGAKVLTYHRVTKIERDGDRVAAVICRDEKGGEDVRINCTFVLNCAGPWAGQISEMAGAHPVEVVPGRGIMIAMNHRLVNTVINRCVYPTDGDILVPVHTVSIIGTTDIHETDPDHLPIPHNEVQQMLDAGEAMIPGFRKARALHAWSGSRPLIKDKRVSVEDTRHMSRGMAVIDHSTRDGLMGMLTIGGGKLTTYRLMAEHIVDAMNDQLGENRPCTTADEVIPGSEDRKLYTVTHRLEDREEDRLDDQIICECELMNRSMFVRLLEEQPNATLDDLRRQLRLGMGPCQGGFCAARAAGLACSEKAIDAERASGLLRLFLKHRWIGIWPILYGQQVRQTALDHWIFAGTLDVEHLPQPEEEIVR; via the coding sequence ATGAAGCGTCTCGACACTGATGTCGTCGTCATCGGAGGTGGGTCGACGGGACTGGGTGTTGTCCGCGACGCCGCGATGCGCGGGTACCGCGCGGTACTCGTCGAGCGTGTCGATCTGGGCCAGGGAACCACCGGCAGGTTCCATGGTCTGCTGCACTCCGGCGGGCGGTACGTGGTGAGCGATCCCGGGTCCGCCACAGAGTGCGCCGAGGAGAACGCGATCCTGCGCCGCATCCAGGCCAGCGCGGTCGAGGACACGGGCGGATTCTTCGTCACTCTCGCTGGCGACGACCCGGCCTACGCCGACAAGTTCCTGGCCGGGGCCAAGGCCACGGGTGTCCCCGCCTCCGAGATCTCGGTCAAGGAGGCGCTGCGCCGCGAGCCCCGCCTCGACCCCCACATCCAGCGCGCCATCGAGGTGGCCGACGGCTCCGTCGACGGCTGGCAGCTCGTCTGGGGCGCCGCCCGCTCGGCGGAGGCGCACGGAGCGAAGGTGCTCACCTATCACCGCGTGACGAAGATCGAGCGCGACGGCGACCGCGTGGCCGCCGTCATCTGCCGCGACGAGAAGGGCGGCGAGGACGTCCGGATCAACTGCACCTTCGTGCTCAACTGCGCCGGCCCCTGGGCAGGCCAGATCTCGGAGATGGCCGGGGCCCACCCCGTCGAGGTGGTGCCCGGGCGCGGGATCATGATCGCGATGAACCACCGCCTGGTGAACACGGTCATCAACCGCTGCGTCTACCCCACCGACGGCGACATCCTCGTCCCGGTGCACACCGTCTCCATCATCGGCACCACCGACATCCACGAGACGGACCCCGACCACCTGCCCATCCCCCACAACGAGGTGCAGCAGATGCTCGACGCGGGCGAGGCGATGATCCCCGGCTTCCGCAAGGCCCGGGCGCTGCACGCCTGGTCCGGCTCACGGCCGCTGATCAAGGACAAGCGCGTCTCGGTGGAGGACACGCGCCACATGAGCCGCGGCATGGCGGTCATCGACCACTCGACGCGCGACGGCCTGATGGGCATGCTCACCATCGGCGGCGGGAAGCTGACCACCTACCGGCTGATGGCCGAGCACATCGTCGACGCGATGAACGATCAGCTCGGCGAGAACCGGCCCTGCACCACCGCTGACGAGGTCATCCCCGGCAGCGAGGACCGCAAGCTCTACACCGTCACCCACCGCCTCGAGGACCGGGAGGAGGACCGCCTGGACGACCAGATCATCTGCGAGTGCGAGCTGATGAACCGGTCCATGTTCGTGCGCCTGCTCGAGGAGCAGCCCAACGCCACCCTCGACGACCTGCGCCGCCAGCTCCGCCTCGGCATGGGCCCGTGCCAGGGCGGGTTCTGCGCCGCCCGCGCCGCCGGGCTGGCCTGCTCCGAGAAGGCGATCGACGCGGAGCGCGCCTCCGGGCTGCTCCGCCTGTTCCTCAAACACCGGTGGATCGGCATCTGGCCCATCCTGTACGGCCAACAGGTGCGCCAGACCGCCCTGGACCACTGGATCTTCGCCGGGACGCTCGACGTCGAGCACCTGCCCCAGCCTGAAGAGGAGATCGTGCGATGA
- a CDS encoding tyrosine-type recombinase/integrase: MADAGGGWDMAEGRRAWGKVRQLPSGRYQASYVLRSVRGGDQGTRYTALQTFDAKGDAWGWLDREHRLIDRGDWTPPIERFREAEEERQRKEVARQAAAAVPTIAAYGSRYLERADLAATSRDRYRQLFRFYILAEPATITRRGMVKDKPVAKHGIGGVRVTELTRADVRLWWQGLPVSTRESSCRQAYDLLRAIMNAAVEAELIEVNPVQVKAATQAQASRERNLDPLPIDVLYAVAEQMPDPWRLGVLLGGVLGLRSGEVRALQRRDFSLNVEVPTVKVHQSVKEAEGKVEIGPLKTARKGIAFRTLPIPAALVGDVRTHLREHTQLGRTGLLFWRTRDGGPVKSADWLRAFKKACKTVADHLEEDAARRLEQSGEQESEESQRIRELLTGQGGYVFHGTRVTGLTWAYRLSGGNLRAVQAIAGHTSPKMALRYQRAEMDYLAAVAGNVSSMIEASTRKP, encoded by the coding sequence GTGGCGGACGCAGGAGGGGGGTGGGACATGGCGGAGGGTCGCCGAGCGTGGGGCAAGGTTCGTCAGCTTCCCTCCGGGCGCTACCAGGCGTCCTACGTCCTCCGCAGCGTTCGCGGCGGCGATCAAGGCACCCGCTACACAGCGCTCCAGACGTTTGATGCGAAGGGCGATGCCTGGGGCTGGCTCGACCGTGAGCACCGGCTGATCGATCGCGGCGACTGGACTCCACCGATCGAGCGATTCCGCGAGGCCGAGGAGGAGCGCCAGCGCAAGGAGGTCGCCCGGCAGGCAGCGGCGGCGGTGCCCACCATCGCCGCCTACGGCTCACGCTATCTAGAGCGGGCTGACCTCGCTGCGACGTCGCGGGACCGGTACCGGCAACTGTTCAGGTTCTACATCCTTGCCGAGCCCGCGACGATCACGCGGCGAGGGATGGTGAAGGACAAGCCTGTTGCGAAGCACGGCATTGGCGGTGTGCGCGTCACCGAGTTGACCCGTGCCGACGTGCGCCTGTGGTGGCAGGGTCTCCCGGTCAGCACGCGCGAGTCCTCGTGCCGGCAGGCGTACGACTTGCTGCGAGCGATCATGAACGCCGCCGTCGAGGCTGAGCTCATCGAGGTGAACCCTGTCCAGGTCAAGGCGGCCACCCAAGCCCAGGCCTCGCGGGAACGAAATCTGGACCCCCTCCCGATCGACGTGTTGTACGCCGTCGCGGAGCAGATGCCCGACCCGTGGCGGCTGGGCGTACTCCTGGGGGGCGTGTTGGGTCTTCGTTCCGGTGAGGTCCGGGCCCTGCAGCGCCGCGACTTCAGTCTTAACGTCGAGGTGCCGACGGTGAAGGTCCATCAGTCGGTGAAGGAGGCGGAGGGAAAGGTCGAGATCGGACCGCTCAAGACCGCCCGCAAGGGCATCGCCTTCCGCACCCTTCCCATCCCGGCTGCTCTCGTGGGTGACGTGAGGACGCATCTTCGTGAGCACACCCAACTGGGCCGGACGGGGTTGCTCTTCTGGCGCACCAGGGACGGCGGGCCCGTGAAGTCCGCGGACTGGCTAAGGGCGTTCAAGAAGGCATGCAAGACCGTCGCCGATCACCTGGAGGAGGACGCTGCTCGTCGTCTCGAGCAGTCGGGGGAGCAGGAGAGCGAGGAGTCGCAGCGCATCCGGGAACTGCTGACCGGTCAAGGGGGCTACGTCTTCCACGGGACGCGCGTGACTGGCCTCACGTGGGCCTACCGGCTGTCCGGGGGCAATCTCCGGGCCGTCCAAGCGATCGCCGGCCACACCTCGCCGAAGATGGCGTTGCGCTACCAGCGCGCGGAGATGGACTACCTTGCCGCAGTGGCGGGCAACGTCTCCTCGATGATCGAGGCCAGCACGCGCAAGCCTTGA
- a CDS encoding MarR family transcriptional regulator has product MPAYSDAPLPVGLDALVGMGMNRVKLAIAVALAEHGCRLSTPELVAALGERVAGTTIARNLNELEDHGYVTGDVPRDDRRRRRTHWTLNHAKLHADLQALIQATTPSVETPTTSDRAGGVHSGPEREPM; this is encoded by the coding sequence GTGCCCGCCTACTCCGACGCCCCGCTCCCCGTCGGGTTGGACGCGTTGGTCGGCATGGGCATGAACCGCGTCAAGCTCGCGATCGCCGTCGCGTTGGCCGAGCATGGGTGCCGTCTCAGCACTCCAGAGCTCGTCGCCGCACTCGGTGAGCGCGTGGCGGGTACCACGATCGCGCGCAACCTCAACGAGCTCGAAGACCACGGCTACGTCACCGGCGACGTTCCCCGCGACGACCGCCGCCGCCGGCGCACGCACTGGACGCTCAACCATGCGAAGCTACACGCTGACCTACAGGCGCTGATCCAGGCCACCACACCATCCGTCGAGACCCCGACCACGTCGGACCGAGCCGGCGGCGTGCACTCGGGTCCTGAACGCGAACCCATGTGA
- a CDS encoding FRG domain-containing protein, with translation MRDFLFESHDDQFVWRGVGNAAWCMVASLDRFADENFVRDRTALATRLQSLYREYSVELGDDAAELTDADLWALGQHWGLPTALLDWTRSPMVAMYFALTALSPGADYEDRNCVVYRLDASRPFLNRGGDVSVVAPPAGPWNQRLGAQRGVFVVGRLGTCFIQQLRDMGESDALRAYTISPTVRPAALRDLHTMMISDRKLFPDRAGILREVRSQAIHGLI, from the coding sequence ATGCGCGACTTCCTCTTCGAGAGCCACGATGACCAATTTGTCTGGCGCGGAGTTGGTAATGCCGCATGGTGCATGGTAGCCAGTTTGGATCGCTTTGCGGATGAGAACTTTGTCCGTGACCGGACCGCGCTCGCAACACGTCTTCAAAGCCTCTACCGCGAGTACTCGGTTGAGCTAGGAGACGACGCCGCAGAGCTGACCGACGCAGACCTATGGGCATTGGGGCAGCATTGGGGCCTGCCGACTGCCCTCCTCGACTGGACTCGGAGTCCGATGGTGGCGATGTACTTTGCACTCACAGCACTCTCGCCAGGCGCTGATTACGAGGACCGCAACTGCGTGGTTTATCGACTCGACGCCTCTCGTCCATTCCTGAATCGTGGAGGGGATGTCTCCGTGGTTGCACCGCCGGCCGGTCCGTGGAACCAGAGACTCGGCGCTCAGCGGGGTGTCTTTGTTGTGGGGCGTCTTGGAACTTGCTTCATACAACAACTTCGCGACATGGGGGAGAGTGATGCGCTCAGGGCATACACAATATCTCCTACGGTTCGTCCAGCTGCCCTGCGCGATCTTCATACAATGATGATATCTGACCGCAAACTGTTCCCCGATCGGGCGGGCATTTTACGCGAGGTGCGCAGCCAAGCGATTCACGGATTGATATAG
- a CDS encoding P-loop ATPase, Sll1717 family, with protein sequence MSAIDDFRAWDPRERERNARAFIARHQGEPGAFGDPDGGRADLRDFVDVEELRASAFFGRDAQRVRVVVGRKGSGKTIYLRRFQADLEANQSVVVAEAPTTTLITTDHVLRVAHWFPEGLLTETWQLCWGRAILVAAATYLLFSKKYRPYLTTEERESLNTDFGHLIRRAKAERSPFTTLKQLIDGAHSPQSLLAMVNNPLWDDLETRVAQHLRDAPPLYFIIDAIDEEYARAPAYWLRCQKGLFYETMRMLRHPSLGSRLHVVISIRDSVFHSIFQSEHASRYVGDPHVSILEWGYTAAKALLDAKTRRLPAELWGGTTRPESLSDWVGFSTVKNSYDTREPLYEYILRHAQCLPRDVVSFGNLLAQRLLELWAQGETLDNEHLRQVVSDVALISGKTQLTVVANHVVADEVPTEASKYHFVDSYLGVAEYKDSRLEQVTQLIQRCVYLRVGWPQILELQAEARALFGAPDLASVLWQAGLLGVEEEDDGLAHFFTMDRLGRLRLPRGLDRYVFHPSLREVCGLLPSGGPIYWRI encoded by the coding sequence GTGTCCGCCATAGATGACTTTCGCGCATGGGATCCGCGCGAGCGTGAGCGCAACGCCCGTGCTTTCATCGCACGACATCAGGGGGAGCCCGGAGCCTTCGGGGATCCGGACGGCGGTCGGGCTGATTTGCGAGACTTCGTCGACGTTGAGGAGTTGCGAGCATCGGCGTTCTTTGGTCGAGATGCGCAACGCGTGCGTGTGGTTGTCGGCCGCAAAGGGTCGGGGAAGACGATATATCTTCGGCGCTTCCAGGCTGATCTTGAGGCGAATCAGTCCGTAGTGGTCGCTGAGGCACCAACCACGACTCTGATAACCACCGATCACGTTCTAAGAGTCGCGCACTGGTTTCCCGAAGGGCTACTTACAGAGACTTGGCAGCTTTGCTGGGGCCGCGCAATCCTGGTAGCGGCAGCAACTTATCTTCTGTTTTCCAAGAAGTACCGTCCCTATCTCACTACCGAGGAGCGCGAAAGCCTCAACACTGATTTCGGTCATTTGATTCGGAGGGCCAAAGCCGAGCGAAGCCCCTTCACGACACTGAAACAACTAATCGACGGCGCACACTCGCCCCAGTCGTTGTTGGCAATGGTCAACAATCCACTGTGGGACGATCTCGAGACAAGGGTCGCGCAGCACCTGCGGGATGCACCTCCACTTTACTTTATCATCGACGCGATCGATGAGGAGTACGCGCGGGCGCCAGCATACTGGCTTCGGTGCCAAAAGGGGCTCTTTTACGAAACGATGCGCATGTTGAGGCACCCCTCACTGGGATCGAGACTTCACGTAGTGATCTCCATTCGGGATTCAGTATTCCATTCGATTTTTCAAAGCGAGCACGCATCGAGATACGTCGGTGATCCGCATGTATCCATTCTCGAGTGGGGCTACACCGCCGCCAAAGCGCTCCTAGACGCAAAGACACGTCGACTGCCTGCTGAACTCTGGGGCGGGACGACTCGACCCGAATCGCTGAGTGACTGGGTCGGCTTCTCTACCGTCAAGAACTCGTACGATACACGCGAACCTCTCTATGAATACATTCTGCGCCACGCACAATGCCTTCCACGCGATGTGGTTTCGTTCGGAAACTTGCTTGCTCAAAGGCTTCTCGAGTTGTGGGCGCAGGGTGAAACGCTCGACAACGAGCACCTTCGTCAAGTTGTGTCGGACGTCGCGCTCATCAGCGGCAAGACGCAGTTGACTGTTGTGGCAAACCATGTGGTTGCTGATGAGGTCCCCACGGAGGCGAGTAAGTATCATTTCGTAGATAGCTACTTGGGCGTCGCCGAGTATAAGGACAGCCGGCTTGAGCAAGTCACGCAGTTGATCCAACGTTGTGTCTATCTTCGAGTGGGATGGCCCCAGATACTTGAACTCCAAGCGGAGGCGCGGGCACTATTCGGCGCTCCGGACCTCGCGTCTGTCCTATGGCAGGCAGGACTACTGGGTGTCGAAGAGGAGGACGATGGCTTAGCCCATTTCTTCACAATGGATCGACTCGGCCGCCTCCGGTTGCCCAGAGGACTTGATAGATACGTATTTCATCCTTCTCTGCGTGAGGTATGTGGGCTCCTTCCCAGTGGCGGGCCGATCTACTGGAGGATCTGA